The proteins below are encoded in one region of Oncorhynchus kisutch isolate 150728-3 linkage group LG14, Okis_V2, whole genome shotgun sequence:
- the LOC109903724 gene encoding transmembrane protein 268-like isoform X1, with amino-acid sequence MDLVIMDEMEDKTSVPSDESDVEVDLRRSSKIQTENRRTSRWRNGQCVLAVPTSSMLNPRFDLSFCRALLEREGFQIPVADFETPLEIALDVPSVRRYLFFNSSLFHFIMAPILYVVIWCAVFSTLHLYLSVTDYWVLCLSVSLASIFLTTAIIVILHYSNKEINMNIDVRLIQVNERLSRHKLLVGVADWVQNCTGSLQLFIVYWDTAHCLRALTETLGEMCFVRDEAQKILNKRMSHLVLVTEVMTFDPVAGGSSVNESSDEERPLLMNDEETGHSTSTSQREDTKLTANYSLVPDQILPAQAKALQLLLTYGAVFVKLLVSEKLPNSTHRPLRSRRNHCTTASLCLCQYIKTKVLRL; translated from the exons ATG GATCTCGTCATCATGGATGAGATGGAGGACAAGACTTCTGTGCCTTCAGACGAGAGCGATGTTGAAGTTGACCTAAGACGATCATCCAagatccagacagagaacagaagaACATCTAGATGGAGGAATG gtcagTGTGTGCTGGCAGTACCCACCTCCTCCATGCTGAACCCCAGGTTTGATCTGTCATTCTGCAGGGCTCTGCTGGAGAGGGAAGGCTTCCAG ATTCCTGTAGCAGACTTTGAGACACCTCTGGAAATAGCACTGGACGTGCCCTCAGTCAGGAGATACCTGTTCTTTAACTCTTCTCTCTTCCACTTCATCATGGCACCG ATTCTATATGTGGTGATATGGTGTGCTGTGTTCTCCACTCTTCACCTCTATCTCTCAGTCACTGACTACTGggtcctctgcctgtctgtcagtctggccTCCATCTTCCTCACCACAGCCATCATTGTCATCCTCCACTATAGTAACAAGGAG ATAAACATGAACATTGACGTGCGACTCATCCAGGTGAATGAGAGGCTGAGCCGGCATAAGCTGCTTGTTGGCGTGGCTGACTGGGTGCAGAACTGtactggaagtctacag CTGTTCATTGTGTACTGGGATACGGCCCACTGCTTGAGGGCACTGACTGAAACTCTAGGGGAGATGTGCTTTGTCAGAGATGAGGCCCAG AAAATACTTAATAAGAGAATGTCCCACCTTGTCCTGGTGACAGAGGTCATGACCTTTGATCCTGTGGCGGGGGGGTCAAGTGTCAATGAAAGTTCTGATGAGGAAAGGCCCCTCTTGATGAACGATGAGGAGACTGGACACAGTACCTCAACCAGCCAGAGGGAGGACACCAAACTCACCGCTAACTACAGTTTGGTACCGGACCAAATATTACCAGCTCAG GCCAAAGCACTCCAACTTTTACTGACCTATGGTGCAGTGTTTGTCAAGCTGTTAGTGTCTGAAAAGCTTCCAAACTCCACACACCGCCCCCTACGCTCCAGGAGGAATCACTGCACCACTGCCTCCCTTTGTCTGTGTCAGTATATCAAAACCAAGGTTCTACGATTAtaa
- the LOC109903724 gene encoding transmembrane protein 268-like isoform X2 yields the protein MDEMEDKTSVPSDESDVEVDLRRSSKIQTENRRTSRWRNGQCVLAVPTSSMLNPRFDLSFCRALLEREGFQIPVADFETPLEIALDVPSVRRYLFFNSSLFHFIMAPILYVVIWCAVFSTLHLYLSVTDYWVLCLSVSLASIFLTTAIIVILHYSNKEINMNIDVRLIQVNERLSRHKLLVGVADWVQNCTGSLQLFIVYWDTAHCLRALTETLGEMCFVRDEAQKILNKRMSHLVLVTEVMTFDPVAGGSSVNESSDEERPLLMNDEETGHSTSTSQREDTKLTANYSLVPDQILPAQAKALQLLLTYGAVFVKLLVSEKLPNSTHRPLRSRRNHCTTASLCLCQYIKTKVLRL from the exons ATGGATGAGATGGAGGACAAGACTTCTGTGCCTTCAGACGAGAGCGATGTTGAAGTTGACCTAAGACGATCATCCAagatccagacagagaacagaagaACATCTAGATGGAGGAATG gtcagTGTGTGCTGGCAGTACCCACCTCCTCCATGCTGAACCCCAGGTTTGATCTGTCATTCTGCAGGGCTCTGCTGGAGAGGGAAGGCTTCCAG ATTCCTGTAGCAGACTTTGAGACACCTCTGGAAATAGCACTGGACGTGCCCTCAGTCAGGAGATACCTGTTCTTTAACTCTTCTCTCTTCCACTTCATCATGGCACCG ATTCTATATGTGGTGATATGGTGTGCTGTGTTCTCCACTCTTCACCTCTATCTCTCAGTCACTGACTACTGggtcctctgcctgtctgtcagtctggccTCCATCTTCCTCACCACAGCCATCATTGTCATCCTCCACTATAGTAACAAGGAG ATAAACATGAACATTGACGTGCGACTCATCCAGGTGAATGAGAGGCTGAGCCGGCATAAGCTGCTTGTTGGCGTGGCTGACTGGGTGCAGAACTGtactggaagtctacag CTGTTCATTGTGTACTGGGATACGGCCCACTGCTTGAGGGCACTGACTGAAACTCTAGGGGAGATGTGCTTTGTCAGAGATGAGGCCCAG AAAATACTTAATAAGAGAATGTCCCACCTTGTCCTGGTGACAGAGGTCATGACCTTTGATCCTGTGGCGGGGGGGTCAAGTGTCAATGAAAGTTCTGATGAGGAAAGGCCCCTCTTGATGAACGATGAGGAGACTGGACACAGTACCTCAACCAGCCAGAGGGAGGACACCAAACTCACCGCTAACTACAGTTTGGTACCGGACCAAATATTACCAGCTCAG GCCAAAGCACTCCAACTTTTACTGACCTATGGTGCAGTGTTTGTCAAGCTGTTAGTGTCTGAAAAGCTTCCAAACTCCACACACCGCCCCCTACGCTCCAGGAGGAATCACTGCACCACTGCCTCCCTTTGTCTGTGTCAGTATATCAAAACCAAGGTTCTACGATTAtaa
- the LOC109903722 gene encoding proline-rich transmembrane protein 1-like gives MSEKHGLEDTNRQAMSQPMQQIQPPPYLPSQELNMGQQHSNMQHSNMQHSNMQHPSMAPQTGCGPQPNYPPPPPPPGSDGYQETQFHNGSYGHPGAPQGYTVQTQGPGGGVPHAPVGYFQPGYPLQLQPCTAYVPVYPVASGQPYQGMPQGQMGMQMPHGIALMEPRRPPHDYLPIAVLTTVCCFWPTGIIAIIKAVQVRTAVARGDMVMAEIASREARNFSFISLAVGIASIVLCTILTVVVIIASQHHDDDWEP, from the exons ATGTCGGAAAAACACG gtCTGGAGGACACCAATCGCCAGGCCATGTCCCAACCCATGCAGCAAATTCAGCCCCCTCCATACCTCCCCTCCCAGGAACTTAACATGGGCCAACAACACTCCAACATGCAACACTCCAACATGCAACACTCCAACATGCAGCACCCCAGCATGGCCCCTCAGACTGGCTGTGGCCCCCAGCCCAACTACCCCCCTCCACCCCCGCCCCCTGGCTCCGATGGCTACCAGGAGACCCAGTTCCACAATGGCTCCTACGGACACCCAGGGGCCCCACAGGGCTACACAGTCCAGACCCAGGGCCCGGGAGGGGGTGTCCCACATGCCCCTGTGGGTTACTTTCAACCAGGATACCCTCTCCAGCTGCAGCCCTGCACAGCTTACGTTCCTGTCTACCCCGTGGCGTCG gggcAGCCCTACCAGGGGATGCCCCAGGGCCAGATGGGCATGCAGATGCCCCATGGCATCGCCCTGATGGAGCCACGGCGCCCGCCTCACGACTACCTGCCAATCGCTGTGCTCACCACCGTTTGCTGCTTCTGGCCAACAGGAATCATAGCCATCATCAAGGCAGTACAG gtgCGTACGGCGGTGGCTAGGGGGGACATGGTGATGGCAGAGATAGCGTCCCGCGAGGCGCGTAACTTCTCCTTCATCAGCCTGGCAGTGGGCATTGCCTCCATCGTTCTGTGTACCATCCTCACCGTGGTAGTCATCATTGCCTCCCAACACCATGACGACGACTGGGAACCCTAA